The Hippoglossus hippoglossus isolate fHipHip1 chromosome 16, fHipHip1.pri, whole genome shotgun sequence genomic sequence ACTGGAGTGCACTTACACgtgttttagtttagttttagttttagttttttgtgattAATGATTATGGCACAACAGTGAATTTGGATAATTTGGGCTCCTTGAGGTTATGGGGGTTCATGGCAGAAGTTCAGCCTGTcccagtctgtctctctacaACGTGCACTTTTATTGAAAGATGAGTTATTCACTGCATCTTGTTTCTGATGTTTGCACAGATAGATAGAACTTTTCTgtagaaagaagaaaagcaggTTTGAGCGTGAGCAGAcatcttattattttattatactCACCTTTTAGTTTAACCTTCAAATGCTTTGGGATGAAGTTTGCATATATCTTGATTCAGCGTGAATGTGTTTTACATACCGAGGACAGAGTCAATGCTCATCCTGTCCGTCATCACCTGTGTTTCCTGCTGGTTTCATccttcctttgtgtgtgtgtgtgtgtgtgtgtgtgtgtgtgtgtgtgtgtgtgtgtgtgtgtgtgtgtgtgtgtgtgtgtgtgcgtgtgctgtctatccttcctcctgctgcctcctaCAGTTCACCTGTCCCCACTCCGTCGCCCCATCTGGCTCAACCATCTCACCTCACATCTCCATGAGTTGTCAGAAAATCTTGCCTTTAATTTGAAAGTCCGTTCCTCTGTGTTCTTCCTTTGGGTCCAAAACACCTGCACATGACGTAAACCTGCATCAACACTTTCTAATTCAAGACTGGGTTTAgtttacactgtaaaacctATTTATAATTTTACTAGAGACACTAAATATTTAGGTTCAGTACAGTGATATGAAAGTAACTGTGTCACATGATCGTTGCCCGTCTGGTTGGAAAAAGTCAGTTCAACAGAACTTTTTACAAAATATGTTTGTTGGGTATAATCTCAACAGGgaataaacatgtttgatgGCATAAAATTACCAGGTTGCTCAaagttgatttttttgtttattaaacacaaaaaacaaattcactagatcctgcaaccaattacacacactcataaatatcagtcccttgaacatgacagatttttaataaagatccatgaagtcttatctcacaatgtaaaagaaagtttAAGAAAATGcaggatctgccccctgatccatcTTAAGGTCACCATCCAAATTGATTAGcatacagtttgtgtttttcttaacaCGTGATTTCCATGTGTTTTACATCTTGAGGAGACAAAGGATCTCACAGCAAATCATTCAGCATCCGCTCGTCATCGCACAGTGACCTGAAATCAATAAGCTGAAGTTATCATTGTTGGGACCTTCTGAAGAAATATTACACAAGTAAATCCTTGTTCCTCTGTTTTGATGAACTTCATCACAACAATGGAAAAGATTTTTCATCTCATCCTACTTCTTCCAGGTGAGTGTTACACCTCATATGTTGATATCGGCCTTCGTGATTTCTATTTATTGCACATTCCCTTCATTTCCTCGTCTGTAGCACAAGATCTTTTTTCAGGAGTTGTACAAGTGGCAGCTTGTGTCTCTTGAagatgtttctcttctcttccaaaaggcttcttcagttcttccTGACTGATGGGAGGTTTTCAGGTGATacagacccacagaggttaaatcaATGCAACCTCCCAAGAGTCggttagaactgaagaagccttttGGACGAGCggtgaaacagaaacacaagcaagtccactTGCCTTCGCAGTAAACACAAGATGTATCAACCTTTCTCCCACAGGGCTGTGTTCTCTGTGTACGTCTCTCCCCCAGCATCGATTCGTTTTAGTGCAAACTCCAAAAACCTGGCTTGAGGCTCAGAGCTACTGCAGGAGCAAATGTGTCGACCTGGCCACCATAGACGACCTGGGAGAGATGACGACGGCGCTGACAGTTGTCGAGGGCCGATACGATGACGCCGTGTGGATAGGGCTCAGAAAAGGAAACCTTAAGAAGTGGCACTGGTCTCTGTCGGACAAAGATTTCTACAAGGAAGGAGAAAGGGATTATTTGCATTGGGGAAGAACAAATGCCCACAACTGTGGTTCTCAAAAAGATGGGAAATTATTTACAACGTCCTGTGACACTCTGCTGTACTCGGTATGCTTTGATGGTGAGTCagggatggatgaatggatggacacATTGATTGGGAAAGATGGATGAAAGGGTCTGGGCGctggatggacagacaggtagatagaaggatggatggatggatggaaagatggataaaaggatggatgatggacagatagaaagatggatgaagAGGGAATGATGGATAAAAGAACTTCAACATTGAACGAACACAAAATTGcgattctgtgttttttttgtcttcaggAGAAAAACCCGTGGGAGAACAACACGTTCTCTCGACAGAGAAGTTGATGTGGAGAGTTGCTCGAGATTATTGCAGGAGGCGACACACAGATCTCGCCAGTGTGAGGAACAAGGAGGAGACGCAGAGGATCCTGGAACTAGTCGCCGGCATGCGGGTTTGGATCGGCCTCTACAGAGACCCCTGGGTGTGGTCGGACAAGACCTACTCGTCGTTGAGATTCTGGAACGCAGACCAAAGCGTTTATACATCTAACGTAAAAACATGTGTTGCTTTGTTAAAAAGCGAATCTGGTCGATGGGGAGAACGGTCGTGTGGCAAAGCACAGCcattcctctgcagctgtgagGAAACTCCATTTACAGTCTTTGTGCTTTGGTTTAAGGTATCAGCTcataataaagtgtgtgtgtgtgtgtgtgtgtgtgtgtgtgtgtgtgtgtgtgtgcgcgcgtgtgtgtgtgtgtgtgtgtgtgtgtcctcaacaGGTCCCCTTGTGAGGTCCTTCTTTAAGGTGAGGATCACATCTCAGAGCTCAGTGCTGGAGTTAAACAAACCTGAGGTGCTGGACGAGATCTTGAAACAAGTGAGTCATATGTTCGACTCCCTCCTCCTAACCCTATATGCTGCTATGCTACactttgaaatgtttgatttgctcGTCTGCTCCTCAGATCAAGCTCCAGCTGGAGCTGGGGATAGTGAATACGACTGATGGTTTTTCGGTGAGATGGACAAAGCAACCTGACGGAAGAGTTTTGATCAAGGAGCCTGACGGAGGCAGCTGAAGACAGGAGAATCACAGACAGATTCTGTAACTCACAGCAGAAGCTCTTTTGTTATTCATCTcaatttgtatttctgttttgaaCGGgctaatatttatattattgtaaatgtAACCATCTGGCTTCCATAATGCTTGTTTgatgcttttaatgtgaagcacAGTTGTTTTAGAATTGCTGTATGAATAAAGAAACTCTTGCCTGCTACTTACTGATTCAGAGACAATATCGTTCAACTTTCACAAACTACTCCCTTAGAAATATAAGTTAAACATTATAACCAGGAGAATTTGTTGCATTAGCTTTACTTCATAAACTGCaaaatttgtatatttaagggaaatgcatttatttactaAGTTTCGACCATTGTTTTTGCAAAAGGTCTCATCTGTTGAACTAAAGTCGCTCTACTATAATTTATTAATTCAATAATACTTTACAATATAATTCATTCATAATATAAATATGGACAAATTactgttaaacattttattCCCCTGAAAACTGAcctttatataaatatggacTTTAATGGAACTGATCATTTCAGTTAAAGAAAAGGGGGGGTGAAAAGCAGAATCCTACATATTTTATACTTtcttaaagacatttttttaaccatCATACATCTTCCATTTATTGAGAATTCATTGttgagaaaaaacacataatatgATAGTATTATTTCACCGTAATGATTCTGTTATTATCGGGTTGAAGTATTAGTGATGTaacaccgcccccccccccccccctgctgacAGCCCACGGTGGTACAGTCCACGTGACAGCTGGCCCCAGCTAGCTTtagcagcttctctctctctcccctcactcGGAGCGACGCTTCACACCCATCACACGCGTTCCTCTGTGCCTCCGAGCCGCTCGTTCACCACCGACCACCACCGACATGTCCTCGCCGAAGAAAGGAGACTTGTCCCCCAGCGAAAAGGAACTGTTCGAGGTCATCACTGCAggtaagccccccccccccccccccccacccggcTAATGCTAATCCCTCAGGGAAAgcaatgcagcagcagctagctCCTGTTAGCTCAAGTTAtaatgacagacacacaacacacaccactgtCAGTTCTGCTCCTCGTGAGTTGCTCTGTTGGAGCTCTGCTGAATCACAACACTGTATTCATTCAGTGGTTAGTTCAAAGGGGGGAAGCTAACGGCAGCTAAATGCTAGCTAGCAGCCAGTGATGTGTCCAGGACCAGCTTCCTGTCTTCATCTCCACCTGTAGCACAATAACTAGTTTGTATACAAGTGTTTGCTTTGTCAGTGCACAGCATGAATGTGTTGTGGGTCAGtggctgtcagtgtgtgtgtgtaacatcaCCTCGGGGATACAGGGTCTGGAGTTGTGTTACCTGCTGGTGGAGcttcatgttgtgtttcatgTCATAATAATAAGTTTTGTGTTTCTAGGAAACGTTCAGGAGGCGTCGAGGCTGCTGGGATGTAAAGATGTGAGAGTCAACTGTTTGGATGAGGTAACAGTGAACTTTATGTATtaatctatatatctatatctatatctatatagatatatagatttaaaaaagcttAAATCTGTCCTAACACACATGGGAGGAGGCTGTGGTGTTTATTTCGTGTTTAGTATTATTTTTATATGCACAggtaacaacaataacaaaaaaaatgaatttaaaaatcacaacatGACGATGGTGACTTAGAAAGCGTAGAACACttgattaaacattttcatgttaTATCGAATTAATCGCTTTTCATATTTGAGGCTGATAAGATAATATACATGTTGTTGAAATTCACTTGTTGCACCAATAGAAAGTCAAAATGAGGAACACAAGAGAACACCTGAAAGtgtaaaatagaataaaataggcAACAGAATTCATATATTAAATAAGATATGTGTACATTACACATATCATATACAGATAGAAATTTGAAAGTAActgaaaactaaagaaattTACTTAAAGTGCAGTGATACAGGCTGATTGCACGAGGATGTTACTGCATTATGACTGAGGAGATATTCAAATAAacgtgtatatatgtatgtataataaaCAGGTGTAATTGCACAATAGTATACAATCTGATATGAgtataaaaaacattgttaaataaaggtttaaatcggtagtttgttttattcacctATTAATAAATTACCAACTTATTACAATTTCATTCATGTGTTATATCATTCTCATATGTTTCCTGCATCAAATGGCCTGGCAGGTAAACAGCTCCTCTTGTGTCTATTCTCCGACTCGACTGTTCTCATAACTTCAGAAGTGTCATGAACACATCAGAGACGCTGAAGCTGGTTGTGCAACGTACGACTGTCACGCTTCAGGACGACACGATAAGTTCCTCTAGCAGAGCTCTTCCTTTGTTTGGGGACATGTGTGTGGGACAAGAGGACTTGAGTCTTCATGCTGAAGAGCCCTGGAGGagatcctccttctctctgtctgtcgctctTTGTGCTCACCTGTCACAATCAGGTGTTTCACTCAGATGTTCTGTTAAGTAACTGAAGCCATGCGAGTCTTTTCAGAAGCTCTTCAGCTGTTATAGAGCTTAAACTTATTAGGAGCGACATTGCAACGCTGCTTTGTTACTGGTCTTAATAAAGACATGTATATTCACGTTAAAACTCTGAGGGTCTTTTTGTTaccatttagtttttctgaTGAAGGGATGTGTGTTCGATGTGAAGTGCACAGAACCCTTCAGCCTTCTCGTCTCCTCCACAGTACGGGATGACCCCTCTCATGCACGCTGCTTACAAAGGAAAGGCCGACATGTGCAGGTTGCTGCTGCAACACGGAGCGGACGTGAACTGCAATGAGCACGAGCACGGATACACAGCGCTGATGTTCGCCGGACTGTCAGGTACGACGTCGGAGTTGATCATCGCAGCAGAATGATTAAAATCATCTTCCTCTGTTGGTCTGGAAAGTCCCTCCGTGGATGTGTTGTGACTTGTCCTCCTCTGTGCCTGCAGGGAAGACTGACATCACGTGGATGATGT encodes the following:
- the LOC117776479 gene encoding macrophage mannose receptor 1-like, encoding MNFITTMEKIFHLILLLPGLCSLCTSLPQHRFVLVQTPKTWLEAQSYCRSKCVDLATIDDLGEMTTALTVVEGRYDDAVWIGLRKGNLKKWHWSLSDKDFYKEGERDYLHWGRTNAHNCGSQKDGKLFTTSCDTLLYSVCFDGEKPVGEQHVLSTEKLMWRVARDYCRRRHTDLASVRNKEETQRILELVAGMRVWIGLYRDPWVWSDKTYSSLRFWNADQSVYTSNVKTCVALLKSESGRWGERSCGKAQPFLCSCPLVRSFFKVRITSQSSVLELNKPEVLDEILKQLQLELGIVNTTDGFSVRWTKQPDGRVLIKEPDGGS